The following are encoded in a window of Mycolicibacterium tusciae JS617 genomic DNA:
- a CDS encoding epoxyqueuosine reductase — protein sequence MTDSIPARLAEHPTVRKVRSRTRQRPGVIDADWLRKLCLDAGADDVAFASVDNPDLASEREHVDAALPGTRSYISLVVKMNRDNVRSTARSVANQEFHRSGEIMNEAAHRITRALEDAGYRAINPSMSFPMEMDRFPGRIWVVAHKPVAVASGLGVMGIHRNVIHPKFGNFILLGTVLVASAISSYGEPLDYSPCLECKLCVAACPVGAIKKDGQFDFVACSVHNYREFMGGFTDWAQTIADSDDAADFRSRVSDSENASMWQSLSFKANYKAAYCLAVCPAGEDVIEPYLDDRKGFMDLVLKPLQEKKETLYVLPNSVAKEHAERRFPHKQVKVVDSGISGR from the coding sequence ATGACGGACAGCATCCCCGCCCGGCTCGCCGAGCATCCGACGGTCCGCAAGGTGCGGTCGCGAACTCGGCAGCGACCAGGCGTTATCGACGCCGACTGGCTGCGCAAGCTGTGTCTGGACGCGGGCGCCGACGACGTCGCGTTCGCCAGCGTCGACAACCCTGACCTGGCCTCCGAGCGGGAGCACGTCGACGCCGCACTGCCCGGCACACGCAGCTACATATCCCTGGTCGTGAAGATGAACCGCGACAACGTCAGGTCGACGGCTCGCAGCGTCGCAAATCAGGAGTTCCACCGCAGCGGAGAGATCATGAATGAGGCCGCACACCGGATCACCCGTGCGCTCGAAGATGCCGGCTACCGCGCCATCAATCCGTCCATGTCGTTCCCGATGGAGATGGACCGATTCCCCGGCCGCATCTGGGTGGTGGCGCACAAACCCGTCGCGGTCGCCTCCGGTCTCGGTGTGATGGGAATTCACCGCAACGTGATTCACCCGAAGTTCGGCAACTTCATCCTCCTGGGTACGGTGCTCGTGGCTTCTGCGATCAGCAGTTACGGTGAGCCGCTTGACTATTCACCCTGTCTGGAATGCAAACTCTGTGTGGCGGCCTGCCCGGTCGGAGCGATCAAGAAGGATGGCCAGTTCGACTTCGTCGCGTGCTCGGTGCACAACTACCGCGAGTTCATGGGCGGATTCACCGACTGGGCGCAGACCATCGCCGACAGTGACGATGCCGCCGACTTCCGTTCGCGCGTGAGCGATTCCGAAAACGCCTCGATGTGGCAGAGCCTGTCCTTCAAGGCCAACTACAAGGCTGCCTACTGTCTGGCCGTGTGTCCGGCTGGCGAGGACGTCATCGAGCCCTACCTTGATGACCGCAAAGGTTTCATGGACCTGGTTCTCAAACCGCTGCAGGAGAAGAAGGAGACGCTCTACGTGCTGCCGAACTCGGTGGCCAAGGAGCATGCCGAACGACGATTTCCCCACAAACAGGTCAAGGTGGTCGATAGCGGCATATCCGGACGCTGA
- a CDS encoding DUF6611 family protein, producing MHGVRGGSRAISGGWRRLLGGDRPWGSVDIRPDRFGLTRYQLTVYPPGISESERRRIRLARWWPMWAAPVWIICQIVAGELTGPWEALAISTACYLGLGLAAVVMAGDQRRQVRTIGAAVLVGYDDPESAETVDRLKILASHLIEADTRMQEGRLSPTEHELIWWGVYDSMATDRPAATST from the coding sequence ATGCACGGCGTGCGAGGCGGCTCCCGGGCGATCAGCGGCGGCTGGCGGCGCCTACTCGGTGGTGACCGCCCGTGGGGCTCAGTGGACATTCGGCCGGATCGTTTCGGGCTGACGCGGTATCAGCTGACCGTGTACCCGCCTGGTATCAGCGAGTCTGAGCGACGACGCATTCGTCTGGCGCGCTGGTGGCCGATGTGGGCGGCGCCGGTGTGGATCATCTGCCAAATCGTCGCCGGCGAACTGACCGGACCGTGGGAAGCGCTGGCGATCTCGACCGCCTGCTACCTCGGACTCGGACTGGCAGCCGTCGTGATGGCAGGCGATCAGCGGCGGCAGGTGAGGACGATCGGCGCAGCTGTCCTGGTTGGCTACGACGACCCGGAGTCAGCGGAAACCGTCGACAGATTGAAAATCCTCGCATCCCACCTCATCGAGGCCGATACCCGCATGCAAGAGGGTCGACTGTCGCCTACCGAACACGAGCTCATCTGGTGGGGTGTGTACGACTCGATGGCAACGGATCGCCCAGCCGCCACCAGCACCTAG
- a CDS encoding ABC transporter permease, whose protein sequence is MTTTEDRANDTIERPQTRQTNIVEQSWIMVKRNMIHTKRMPEMLSDVTVQPIMFVLLFAFVFGASIATRGSASYREFLLPGIQAQTIVFTAFVVSTGITADIEKGIIDRFRSLPIRRSAVLIGRSIASLLHSSIGVVVMAVTGLCIGWRIRGGVVDAVLAFALILVFGFGMIWFGILIGSLMRSVEAVNGVMFTVLFPITFLANTFAPTEPMPRWLRVIAEWNPVSSLAQAVRELWGNGPPAPPDAQLPLHHPVLATILWSLAITAVVAPFALRAYARRTGD, encoded by the coding sequence GTGACCACCACTGAGGACAGGGCGAACGACACCATCGAGCGACCGCAGACCCGCCAGACGAACATCGTTGAGCAGTCCTGGATCATGGTCAAACGCAACATGATCCACACCAAACGGATGCCCGAGATGCTGAGTGACGTCACGGTGCAGCCCATCATGTTCGTGCTGCTGTTTGCGTTCGTGTTCGGTGCATCGATCGCGACCAGGGGCAGCGCGTCCTACCGCGAGTTCCTGCTTCCGGGCATCCAGGCGCAGACCATTGTGTTCACCGCGTTCGTGGTGTCCACCGGCATCACCGCCGATATCGAGAAGGGCATTATCGACCGGTTCCGATCGTTGCCTATCCGGCGGTCGGCCGTGCTGATCGGTCGCAGCATCGCCAGCCTGCTGCACTCGTCGATCGGTGTGGTGGTGATGGCGGTGACGGGGCTGTGCATCGGATGGCGGATCCGCGGCGGTGTGGTTGACGCGGTGCTCGCCTTCGCGCTGATCCTGGTGTTCGGCTTCGGGATGATCTGGTTCGGCATTTTGATCGGTTCGCTGATGCGATCGGTCGAAGCGGTCAACGGGGTGATGTTCACCGTGCTGTTTCCAATCACTTTCCTGGCCAACACCTTCGCGCCGACCGAACCCATGCCGCGGTGGCTTCGGGTGATCGCTGAGTGGAATCCGGTGTCCTCGCTGGCCCAGGCGGTGCGCGAACTGTGGGGCAACGGCCCGCCCGCCCCGCCGGATGCCCAACTGCCGCTACACCATCCGGTGCTCGCGACAATTTTGTGGTCGTTGGCGATCACGGCGGTGGTCGCGCCATTTGCGCTGCGGGCCTATGCGCGCCGCACGGGCGACTAG
- a CDS encoding ATP-binding cassette domain-containing protein, which yields MSGRVDTVDPMTSPAIGAIDLVKKFGDTDRPAVDGVSFVVPPGTVLGLLGPNGAGKTTTVRMMTTLTVPTSGTATVAGYDVLREPDMVRRNMGLTGQVATVDELLTGRENIRMIGGLYGIGRRDLDRLGSQLLEQFSIADAADRPVRGYSGGMRRRLDLAVSLIASPPVLFLDEPTTGLDPRSRSDLWEMLRRLVADGTTLLLTTQYLEEADQLADNIVVVNHGRIIAQGTPLQLKQQAGNASLVVTVSHGTDLPAARELIARTGTEVHVDVGARQLTAAADGIAELTRVAGWLQERAIEVDDIGLSRPSLDDVFLSLTGHRADGDDVEEVGA from the coding sequence ATGTCGGGGCGGGTCGATACGGTCGACCCCATGACCTCCCCGGCTATTGGGGCCATTGACCTCGTCAAGAAATTCGGTGACACCGACAGACCAGCCGTCGACGGAGTGAGCTTCGTGGTGCCACCCGGCACGGTGCTTGGGCTGCTCGGGCCCAACGGGGCGGGCAAGACCACCACCGTCCGGATGATGACGACGTTGACGGTGCCGACCAGCGGGACGGCCACCGTCGCCGGCTACGACGTCCTGCGCGAACCCGACATGGTGCGTCGCAACATGGGCCTCACCGGCCAGGTCGCCACCGTCGACGAACTGCTGACCGGACGCGAGAACATCCGGATGATCGGCGGCCTCTACGGCATCGGACGTCGCGACCTCGACCGTCTGGGAAGCCAACTGCTGGAGCAGTTTTCGATCGCTGACGCCGCCGACAGACCGGTACGCGGATACTCCGGCGGCATGCGGCGACGGCTCGACCTCGCCGTCAGCCTCATCGCCTCACCGCCAGTGCTGTTCCTCGACGAGCCGACCACCGGCCTGGACCCGCGCAGCCGCAGCGATCTGTGGGAGATGCTGCGCCGACTCGTGGCCGACGGCACCACGCTGTTGCTGACCACGCAGTACCTCGAAGAAGCCGACCAGCTCGCCGACAACATCGTCGTCGTGAACCACGGCCGGATCATCGCGCAGGGCACGCCACTGCAGCTCAAGCAGCAGGCGGGCAACGCCAGCCTGGTCGTCACGGTGTCCCACGGCACCGACCTGCCTGCGGCGCGGGAGCTGATTGCCCGCACAGGTACCGAGGTCCATGTCGACGTGGGCGCGCGGCAGCTCACCGCGGCCGCCGACGGCATCGCGGAGTTGACCCGCGTCGCCGGTTGGCTGCAGGAACGTGCGATCGAAGTCGACGACATCGGATTGTCGCGGCCCAGTCTGGACGACGTGTTCCTATCCCTGACCGGCCACCGCGCCGACGGTGACGACGTCGAGGAGGTCGGCGCGTGA
- a CDS encoding fatty acyl-AMP ligase — protein MSRFTDKMYRNARTVTTGMVTGEPYEPVRHTWGEVHGRARAVAGGLAAAGIGLGDSVGVLAGFPVEIAPVAQGLWMRGACLTMLHQPTPRTDLVIWAEDTMNVIGMIEAKAVIVSEPFLVAIPVLEEKGIKVLTVADLLASEPVDPIEVGEDDLALMQLTSGSTGSPKAVQITHRNIHSNAEAMFIGAEYDVETDVMVSWLPCFHDMGMVGFLTIPMYFGAELVKVTPMDFLRDTLLWAKLIDKYKGTMTAAPNFAYALFAKRLRRQAKPGEFDLSTLRFALSGAEPVEPADVEDLLDAGKPFGLKPDAILPAYGMAETTLAVSFSPCGAGLVVDEVDADLLAALRRAVPATKGNTRRLASLGPLLTDLEARVIDEHGNVMPPRGVGVIELRGESLTPGYITMGGFIPAQDEHGWYDTGDLGYITEEGNVIVCGRVKDVIIMAGRNIYPTDIERAAGRVEGVRPGCAVAVRLDAGHSRETFAVAVESNAWQDPVEVRRIEHQVAHEVVAEVDVRPRNVVVLGPGSIPKTPSGKLRRSNSVSLVT, from the coding sequence GTGAGCCGATTCACCGACAAGATGTACCGAAACGCCCGCACCGTCACGACGGGCATGGTCACCGGTGAACCGTACGAGCCTGTTCGCCACACCTGGGGTGAGGTTCACGGGCGGGCCCGCGCTGTGGCCGGCGGCCTTGCGGCGGCCGGCATCGGCCTGGGGGATTCGGTCGGCGTGCTGGCGGGCTTCCCGGTCGAGATCGCGCCGGTCGCGCAGGGCCTGTGGATGCGTGGTGCCTGCCTGACGATGCTCCACCAGCCCACGCCGCGGACCGACCTGGTGATCTGGGCCGAGGACACGATGAATGTCATCGGCATGATCGAGGCCAAGGCCGTCATCGTCTCCGAGCCGTTCCTGGTGGCGATCCCGGTGCTCGAGGAGAAGGGCATCAAGGTTTTGACCGTCGCCGACCTGTTGGCGTCGGAACCGGTCGACCCGATCGAGGTCGGCGAGGACGACCTCGCGCTGATGCAGCTGACGAGCGGGTCCACTGGCTCGCCTAAGGCGGTGCAGATCACGCACCGCAACATCCACTCCAATGCCGAGGCGATGTTCATCGGCGCCGAGTACGACGTCGAGACGGACGTCATGGTCAGCTGGCTGCCCTGCTTCCACGACATGGGCATGGTCGGCTTCCTCACCATCCCGATGTACTTCGGCGCGGAACTGGTCAAGGTCACGCCGATGGACTTCCTGCGCGACACGCTGCTGTGGGCCAAGCTCATCGACAAGTACAAGGGCACCATGACCGCGGCGCCGAACTTCGCGTACGCGCTGTTCGCCAAGCGGCTGCGGCGCCAGGCCAAGCCGGGCGAGTTCGACCTGTCGACGCTGCGGTTCGCACTGTCGGGCGCCGAGCCCGTCGAGCCCGCCGACGTCGAGGACCTGCTGGACGCGGGCAAGCCGTTCGGTCTGAAGCCCGATGCGATCCTGCCCGCTTACGGAATGGCCGAGACCACCCTCGCGGTGTCGTTCTCGCCGTGCGGCGCCGGCCTCGTTGTCGACGAGGTCGACGCCGATCTGCTCGCCGCACTGCGCCGGGCCGTACCCGCCACCAAGGGCAACACCCGGCGACTGGCCTCGCTGGGCCCGCTGCTGACGGACCTCGAGGCCCGCGTCATCGACGAGCACGGCAACGTGATGCCCCCGCGCGGCGTCGGCGTCATCGAATTGCGTGGCGAGAGCCTGACGCCCGGTTACATCACCATGGGCGGTTTCATCCCCGCTCAGGACGAGCACGGCTGGTATGACACCGGTGACCTCGGCTATATAACCGAAGAAGGCAACGTCATCGTCTGCGGGCGCGTCAAGGACGTCATCATCATGGCCGGCCGCAACATCTACCCGACTGACATCGAGCGTGCCGCCGGCCGCGTCGAGGGAGTACGGCCCGGCTGCGCCGTCGCGGTGCGACTGGACGCGGGTCATTCGCGCGAGACGTTCGCGGTGGCCGTGGAGTCCAATGCCTGGCAGGACCCGGTCGAGGTGCGCCGCATCGAGCATCAGGTCGCCCATGAGGTGGTGGCCGAGGTCGACGTGCGGCCGCGCAATGTCGTGGTACTCGGGCCGGGCAGCATCCCGAAGACCCCGTCGGGCAAGCTGCGCCGCTCCAACTCCGTCTCGCTGGTCACCTAA
- a CDS encoding 4-(cytidine 5'-diphospho)-2-C-methyl-D-erythritol kinase, with the protein MSNGNTASEWVPTGSVTVRVPGKVNLYLEVGDRRDDGYHELTTVFHAVSLLDEITVRNADVLSLELAGEGADTLPTDERNLAWRAAELLADHVGRAPDVAITVEKSIPVAGGMAGGSANAAAVLVAMNTLWELGVARRDLHVLAAQLGSDVPFALHGGTALGTGRGEELATVLARNTFHWVLAFAAGELSTPAVFAELDRLRETSDREAPPRLDDPEPVLAALASGDPAQLAPLLGNDLQPAALSLDPGLRRTLRAGTDAGALAGIVSGSGPTCAFLCSSASSAVDVATQMAGEGVCRTVRVASGPVQGARVVPAPSASV; encoded by the coding sequence GTGTCCAATGGCAACACCGCATCCGAGTGGGTTCCGACCGGATCGGTCACGGTGCGGGTGCCGGGCAAGGTCAACCTCTACCTCGAGGTCGGCGATCGCCGAGACGACGGCTATCACGAGCTGACCACCGTTTTTCACGCGGTTTCGCTGCTCGACGAGATCACCGTCCGCAACGCCGACGTGCTGTCGCTGGAGCTGGCGGGCGAAGGCGCGGACACGCTGCCGACCGACGAACGCAACCTCGCGTGGAGAGCCGCCGAGCTACTCGCTGACCACGTCGGGCGGGCACCCGACGTGGCGATAACCGTCGAGAAATCGATCCCCGTTGCCGGTGGGATGGCAGGCGGCAGCGCCAACGCCGCAGCGGTGCTCGTCGCGATGAACACTCTGTGGGAGCTCGGGGTTGCTCGGCGCGACCTCCATGTGCTCGCCGCTCAATTGGGCAGCGACGTCCCCTTCGCGCTGCACGGCGGCACCGCCCTGGGCACCGGCCGCGGCGAGGAGTTGGCAACGGTGCTCGCCCGCAACACATTTCACTGGGTGCTGGCCTTCGCCGCGGGCGAGCTGTCGACACCGGCTGTGTTCGCGGAGCTCGATCGGTTGCGTGAGACGTCAGACCGCGAGGCTCCGCCCCGTCTCGACGATCCCGAGCCGGTGCTCGCGGCCCTGGCCTCCGGCGATCCGGCACAGCTGGCACCGCTGCTCGGCAACGACCTGCAACCGGCGGCGCTGAGCCTCGACCCCGGACTGCGCCGCACACTGCGCGCAGGCACCGACGCCGGGGCGCTGGCCGGCATCGTTTCGGGCTCCGGACCCACGTGTGCCTTCCTCTGCTCGTCGGCGTCCTCGGCGGTCGACGTCGCCACCCAGATGGCCGGGGAGGGGGTCTGCCGGACGGTGCGCGTCGCCAGTGGCCCCGTGCAGGGCGCGCGGGTGGTGCCTGCGCCGTCGGCGTCCGTTTGA
- a CDS encoding serine/threonine-protein kinase, with product MLSPGEEFEGHVVDQVLGHGGYATVYRARDMDSDRDVALKVLHEDRRHLEHFARLRHEFEFARRLTHPHIVTVYKRGPTWLSMELVSGGGIIDVDAMAKRLAALEQIAGALDYTHTRAIVHCDVKPANILLHQDVHQDLSRAVLIDFGVAHAITDDVGYRATQIEASLPYAAPELITGHAPTGATDEYALACTTVELITGSPPFTAPSGLGLIDAHLHSPPPRWSREISWLPRIFDSIAAKALAKAPADRYATCREFVALITRALH from the coding sequence GTGCTCTCGCCCGGCGAGGAGTTTGAAGGTCACGTCGTCGACCAAGTGCTGGGCCACGGCGGATACGCGACGGTGTACCGGGCGCGCGATATGGATTCGGATCGGGACGTGGCGCTCAAGGTGCTCCACGAGGATCGCCGCCACCTCGAGCACTTCGCGCGGCTGCGTCATGAGTTCGAATTCGCCCGTCGCCTAACCCATCCCCACATCGTGACGGTGTACAAGCGCGGCCCCACATGGCTGTCGATGGAACTTGTCTCCGGTGGCGGGATCATCGACGTGGACGCCATGGCGAAACGTCTTGCCGCACTGGAGCAGATCGCCGGTGCGTTGGACTACACCCACACCCGCGCAATCGTGCACTGCGATGTGAAACCAGCGAACATCCTCCTACACCAGGACGTACACCAGGACCTTTCCAGGGCTGTCCTGATCGACTTCGGAGTCGCCCACGCCATCACCGACGATGTCGGCTACCGTGCCACACAGATCGAGGCATCGCTGCCCTATGCCGCGCCGGAGCTGATCACCGGCCACGCCCCGACGGGAGCCACCGACGAGTACGCGCTGGCCTGCACCACCGTCGAGTTGATCACCGGATCTCCGCCGTTCACGGCGCCGTCTGGGCTTGGCCTCATCGACGCGCACCTGCACAGTCCGCCGCCGCGTTGGTCACGTGAAATCTCTTGGCTGCCACGCATATTCGACTCGATTGCGGCAAAGGCCCTGGCAAAGGCACCAGCGGACCGCTACGCCACCTGCCGTGAGTTCGTCGCGCTGATCACCCGCGCGCTGCACTAG
- the rsmA gene encoding 16S rRNA (adenine(1518)-N(6)/adenine(1519)-N(6))-dimethyltransferase RsmA, with the protein MTIRLLGRTEIRHLAREIDFRPRKSFGQNFVHDANTVRRIVSASSVNRHDHVLEVGPGLGSLTLALLDKGARVTAVEIDPLLARQLPITVADHSHSEINRLTVLNRDILNLSRSEIPDEPTALVANLPYNVAVPALLHLLAEFPSIRTVMVMVQAEVAERLAAEPGGKDYGVPSAKVRYFGNVRRYGMVSPTVFWPIPRVYSGLVRIDRYESAPWPADEGFRERVFNLIDIAFAQRRKTSRNAFAEWAGSGNESASRLLAASIDPSRRGETLSVADFVRLLERSEEGQPESDEPKPVVHHRQRREGTVRA; encoded by the coding sequence CTGACAATTCGTTTACTCGGGCGGACCGAGATAAGACACCTGGCGAGAGAGATTGATTTCAGGCCGCGCAAATCGTTTGGCCAGAACTTCGTCCACGACGCCAACACCGTTCGCCGAATCGTTTCGGCGTCCAGCGTCAACCGGCACGACCACGTTCTCGAGGTCGGTCCAGGGCTGGGTTCACTGACGCTTGCCCTGCTCGACAAGGGCGCGCGCGTGACGGCGGTCGAGATCGATCCCCTCCTGGCCCGCCAGCTGCCCATCACTGTGGCCGATCATTCCCACAGCGAGATCAACCGGCTGACCGTGCTCAACCGGGACATTCTCAACCTGAGCCGCAGCGAGATCCCCGACGAGCCGACCGCCCTGGTCGCCAACCTGCCTTACAACGTCGCCGTACCCGCGCTGTTGCACCTGCTGGCCGAGTTCCCCTCGATCCGCACCGTGATGGTGATGGTGCAGGCCGAGGTCGCTGAACGCCTCGCCGCCGAACCCGGAGGCAAGGACTACGGCGTGCCGAGCGCGAAGGTCCGCTACTTCGGCAACGTCCGGCGCTACGGCATGGTCTCGCCGACGGTGTTCTGGCCGATCCCGCGCGTCTACTCCGGTCTGGTACGTATCGACCGCTACGAGTCGGCACCGTGGCCTGCCGACGAAGGTTTTCGCGAACGGGTCTTCAACCTGATCGACATCGCCTTCGCGCAGCGACGCAAGACGTCGCGCAACGCTTTCGCGGAATGGGCGGGCTCGGGCAACGAGTCGGCCAGCCGGCTGCTCGCCGCGAGCATCGACCCGTCGCGACGCGGTGAGACGCTGTCAGTCGCGGACTTCGTCCGTCTGCTGGAACGGTCGGAAGAGGGCCAGCCCGAAAGCGATGAGCCCAAACCCGTCGTGCACCATCGGCAGCGACGTGAGGGTACCGTCCGAGCGTGA
- a CDS encoding resuscitation-promoting factor gives MNILNKIHQEQSPLMRLVVGVTLLALTFAGGFAVAAHKTVTLAVDGTTITVPTMKTRVIDVVTENGFDVGERDDLYPAADQPVHQSDTIVLRRSRPIQISTDGSDSREVWTTASTVDEALSQLQMTDKAPAAASRGSRVPLAGMSLPVVSAKTVQIADASVVRTVNLAAPNVAALLEAAGVPLQQSDEVVPAASSPVVDGMRIDVKRVRIEKVTERAPLPPVNHRIEDPTLNMSRQIVEDPGTPGTQDVTFAIAKTNGIETGRMPVANVVVTPPRDGVLRVGVKPGTEVPEVSNGGTWDALARCEAGGNWAINTGNGYYGGVQFDQSTWERNGGLRYAGRADLATREEQIAIAEVTRARQGWGAWPTCSGRIGTR, from the coding sequence TTGAACATCTTGAATAAGATCCACCAAGAGCAGTCACCGTTGATGCGCCTCGTGGTCGGAGTGACGTTGCTTGCGCTGACGTTCGCGGGCGGATTTGCGGTAGCTGCCCATAAGACCGTGACCCTCGCTGTGGACGGCACGACCATCACCGTGCCCACCATGAAAACGCGCGTCATCGACGTTGTTACGGAGAACGGATTCGACGTCGGCGAACGTGACGACCTTTACCCGGCGGCCGATCAACCGGTGCACCAGTCCGACACCATCGTGCTCCGAAGGAGTCGGCCGATTCAGATCTCCACAGACGGCAGTGACAGCCGCGAGGTGTGGACCACAGCGTCCACCGTCGACGAGGCGCTCAGTCAGCTGCAGATGACCGACAAGGCGCCCGCAGCGGCGTCGCGCGGAAGCCGAGTGCCGCTGGCCGGCATGTCGCTTCCGGTGGTCAGCGCAAAGACCGTCCAAATTGCTGACGCTTCGGTGGTGCGCACTGTGAACCTGGCCGCGCCGAACGTCGCCGCCTTGCTCGAGGCCGCAGGCGTACCACTGCAGCAGAGCGACGAGGTGGTGCCTGCCGCATCCTCGCCGGTCGTCGACGGTATGCGGATCGACGTGAAGCGGGTGCGGATCGAGAAGGTCACCGAACGCGCGCCGCTGCCCCCGGTCAACCACCGGATCGAAGATCCGACGCTGAACATGAGCCGCCAGATCGTGGAGGATCCGGGCACCCCCGGAACACAGGACGTCACGTTTGCTATCGCTAAGACCAACGGCATCGAAACAGGGAGAATGCCAGTAGCCAATGTCGTGGTCACCCCACCTCGTGACGGTGTTCTGAGGGTCGGTGTCAAGCCTGGTACAGAGGTTCCCGAGGTAAGTAACGGCGGTACCTGGGATGCCCTTGCTCGGTGCGAAGCCGGAGGTAATTGGGCCATCAACACCGGCAATGGTTATTACGGTGGTGTCCAGTTTGACCAAAGCACCTGGGAGCGGAACGGCGGTCTGAGGTATGCTGGCAGAGCCGATTTGGCAACGAGAGAAGAGCAGATCGCGATTGCTGAAGTCACTCGGGCGCGTCAAGGATGGGGTGCGTGGCCGACGTGCAGTGGGAGGATTGGGACGCGCTGA
- a CDS encoding TatD family hydrolase, with the protein MSDKRSARREKPPAPEPLAPLIDAHTHLDACGATDAASIHAIVDRAEAVGVQAVVTIADDLESARWVTDAVDADSRVYGAVALHPTRADALTDEAKTVIERLASHPRVVAVGETGMDMYWPGKLEGCADAASQRDAFAWHIDLAKRIGKPLMIHNRDADADVLDVLRAEGAPDTVIFHCFSSDAEMARTCVANGWLLSLSGTVSFRNATALREAASLIPPQQLLVETDAPFLTPHPYRGAPNEPYCLPYTVRALAELLSTAAEDVAQETTSTAIRAYGLASCRP; encoded by the coding sequence GTGAGTGACAAGCGTTCAGCCAGACGGGAGAAGCCTCCGGCCCCGGAACCGCTCGCACCCCTCATCGACGCGCACACCCATCTCGACGCCTGCGGTGCCACCGATGCCGCGAGCATCCACGCGATCGTCGACCGGGCCGAAGCCGTCGGCGTGCAGGCCGTCGTGACGATCGCTGACGATCTCGAGTCCGCGCGTTGGGTGACCGATGCCGTCGATGCCGACTCGCGGGTCTACGGTGCCGTCGCGCTGCACCCCACCCGCGCCGACGCACTCACCGACGAGGCCAAGACCGTCATCGAGCGGCTGGCCTCCCATCCGCGCGTCGTCGCCGTCGGGGAGACCGGCATGGACATGTACTGGCCGGGCAAGCTCGAGGGCTGTGCCGACGCTGCGTCCCAGCGCGACGCGTTCGCCTGGCATATCGACCTCGCCAAGCGCATCGGCAAGCCGCTGATGATCCACAACCGCGACGCCGACGCCGACGTGCTGGATGTACTGCGCGCCGAGGGCGCACCGGACACCGTGATCTTCCACTGTTTCTCGTCGGACGCCGAGATGGCCAGGACTTGTGTGGCCAACGGTTGGCTGCTGAGCCTGTCCGGCACCGTGAGCTTCCGGAATGCCACCGCACTGCGGGAAGCGGCATCGCTGATCCCGCCTCAGCAACTTCTCGTCGAGACCGACGCGCCGTTTCTGACACCGCATCCGTACCGAGGCGCGCCGAACGAGCCCTACTGCCTGCCCTACACTGTCCGTGCGCTGGCCGAACTCCTCAGCACCGCTGCCGAGGACGTTGCGCAGGAAACTACCTCGACGGCCATTCGCGCCTATGGGCTGGCGAGTTGCCGCCCGTGA